Below is a genomic region from Flavobacterium ginsengisoli.
AAGCAAAGTCAATTAATTTTTGAGCTTCTTCATAATCTCCATTCACAATCAAAGTTTGCAAATAATACGGATAAACTTCAAGCGCATGAATATTAATAGCTAAAGCTTCCTGAAAATAAGATTTTGCTTCCTCGTAATTCATAAGTTGCTCTGCCTGAATTCTTCCGTATAAACACAAAACCATTGTGTTTTTTGAATCATAAGAAAAAGCATAATCTAAAGATTCTATGGTTTCTTCAAGCGAATAAGGATAATTATCCAAAGCTTGAAATAGGTATTTATCAATTGTTTTCATTTCGTAAATCGTTTTTTAGTTTCTGACGAGTTCCTTTGTAACTTTTCTCTACTTTATTCTTTTTAAAATCACTTCCAGTAAAAACCCTAACAGGATTTCCACGTTGTACATTCAGCTGGTTTTCCCATTGTTTTCCTACGTGATTTTTTAGTTGGAGCCATTTCTCGTCTTCTAATTTTTTAATTAATCGTTCTGTTGCCAATTTTTTATTCTGATGTTGCGATCGGCTGTCCATTGACACGACGGCAATTCCTGTTGGAATATGAGTCGCTCTAATTGCAGAACTCACTTTATTTACATGCTGTCCTCCTGCTCCAGAACTTCTCATGGCTTGATACTGAATATCATTTTCAGAAAACAAATTATTTTTCTGTTGTTCAATTTCAAAAATGCCGATAAACCAGTTTTTGCGTTTATGCATTTTCCTAAACTGACTTTGGCCAATCCATTGAATTGTTCCTATCCAGGAATTCATAAACTGATCTGCATTTTTTCCTCTTACGGCAATCGATGCCGTTTCTACAGTTCCATTTTCACTGCCCGCCTCTCGCTGAAGCAAAACAGTTTCTAAATTTTGATCCTGCGCTTCTTCTAAAACTTTTTTAAGCACTTGGGCCACAACCCAAGTGCATTCTGCAGGTCCGCGACCCGCTGTTATTTGAATTATTCTTTCCATTTCTTTAAAATTTTAAGCAACTTTTCTCTGTTTTTTGTCTGCCTTAACAAATTGCGGCAAACGAGCCACTAAACTTGAAGTGTAATTTGCTTCTGAATTACGTTCTCTTAAACCAGCTTGAATATATCTTTCCAGATAATTAATATGATCAAGATTGTATGCCCAAAAAACATTGTCATCAACTTCTTTTTGAAACCAAAGCTGTAAATTATGCCAAGGCTCCCTTACTAAACCATCTTTTTGCGACTCTCTTCTAATTCTCAAAGTTGCTGGTTCTATTACTTCGTAAAAACTGCAATACGGGCATTTAACCTTATATTTTTCAGGTATTTCTTTGAAAACCCGAGATTCATAATCAAATTTTTGAAAACATTTACCACAATAATGCTTTCCTAATGCTTTGTATTGATAAACTGGTTCGTATATCGTACAAAAGCAGGATTTACATACAAAAGTCATTGTAGTGCATTTACCGCATTCACAATTTTTAGGAACTTTTTTCACAATTCCTTTAGATTCACATTTTGGACATTTCACAAAAATCTCATTTGCAAAATGTCCTAGCCATTTATTTTCATCTTGAAACCTCTCCATGATCTTTACTTTTTTTTTAGCGATCCATTCTAACAATTCTAGGCGTAAATGTTCCTAAAACTTCAACTAAATCTGTTTGGTTTGCCATTACTTTTTCGATGTCTTTGTAAGCCATTGGAGCTTCGTCAATATTACCACCAATCAAAGTCACAGCATATTTCTTCAACTCTTTATTAATCTGACTTTGCGTAAAACTGCTTTTGCATTTTGCTCTCGAAAACAAACGTCCAGCACCATGTGAAGCTGAGTTTAAACTTTCTGCATTTCCTTTGCCTTTTACAATAAAACCTGGCGCTGTCATTGAACCCGGAATAATTCCCAATTGTCCTTCACCCGCAGGTGTTGCTCCTTTTCTATGCACAATGCACTCCTGACCGTTTACAATCTCTTTCCATGCAAAATTGTGATGGTTTTCAATAGTTACCACTACTCTTTTTCCAATCGCTTTGGCAATTCTTCTATGAATATCATCATGACAAGCTTTTGCATATTCTCCAGCTAAATTCATTGCCAACCAATATTCCTGACCATCGTGCGTATTCAAATCTAACCAAGCTAAATGCTGCACATTCTTTGGCAACGGACATTGTTTTGTTGCTAAATATGTATAATGTTTTGCAATGTTAGCACCCAAGCCGCGAGAACCACTGTGTGACAACACAGCAAAATATTCTCCTTTTTCAAGCCTCCATTCGTTTTCTGGATTATCAATTTTTGCAATTCCGAATTCTACAAAATGATTTCCTCCACCCGAACTTCCCAATTGCTTGTAAGCTTTTGGCAAAAGATTCTTTAACAAAGGAATATCTTGAAATTCGCTTTTATAAAAAACCTCATGATCGACTCTTGAAGCATGCGTTTCATACATTCCGAATTTTGTATTGTCTTTTAGAATAGCTTCTAATTGATGCTCTCTGCCTTTGAAATGAGACGCTGGTAAATCAAAAATTGAAAGGCTCATTCTACATCCAATATCAACTCCAACTCCATATGGAATAATTGCATTATTAGTTGCTAATACGCCACCAATTGGCAGTCCATAACCAGAATGTGCATCTGGCATTAAAGCTCCTGCAACCGAAACTGGTAATTTCAATGAATCGTATAATTGAAATTTTGCTTGCTGATCGATTTCATTCTCTCCAAAAATGGTAAAAGGCGATCTCGTTGTTTTAAGCTGATGCATTCTTACTTGAACAGGTTTTATCAAACCTTCGGCAACTTTGCCCCATGTTCCGTTTCCTTCATATTTTTCAGGATTTAACAATACATCTTTCGCTTCCGTTAGAATAGATTCTTTTTTCTCTTTTTCTATATCTGTTTATCTGCCCTAAGGCAATGTTTATTGAATTGTTCTTTGGAAAACCTAATTTAATCAGGTCTTTTCCAGATAATTTATTTCCCATGATTTTCTATCATATCATCTGCATATTTCTGATACAATGCATGCAGACTTTTATTTTTAATTGGACTTATCTCTTTTGGATTTTCTTTTTCATAGTAACTCCATTTACGAGAACTGCCGTGTATTAATCTGTTTATTTTATCTCTCAGATTGTGGTTAGCAATATAATTATCAATAAGCTGAATTTGGCTTTCTAAATCTGAATCGACCATTTTTGTATGCGTTATCATATAAGGGCTAACGCGAAGAACATATCGCCAAGGTTCATTAAATACATAATGAATTTTGTATCTTTTGCAATTGCTGCACCACCTTTCCCTTTTATAAAAATGAGCTTTTTCTTTTTCGGTCAATTCTAATTTTGAACTTTTCCATTCCCATTCCGAAAATTCTTTTACTGTTTGGAATTTTTCAACATAAACATTTCTTCTTTTTCTTTTTTCTTTCGTTTAAAAGATTTTTCGGGAGAAAACTGCCATGTATTTATTTTTTCCAATAATTCTCTGTAAAATGAAGCATCACTCGATCTGGCAATATCATCTCTTAATTTAAAATTACGTTGCCAGCCTTTTTGATAAGGAATTTCTAAAGGAACCAATGGTAAGTCTTTTTGCTTTTTCCAAAGTTCAATTTCAAGCTTTCTTAATTGAATTAATTGTTTTTCAAAATCTTCTTTTACTAATCTTTTCTTTTTTCTTTTGCTTTTAAAACGGGCGCATAAAGCATACTCGTCTACCGCATAATTTTCCATAAAAAATTATCGTACATTAAATTAACAGCCAAAAAGGCTAAACCATTTATCCTGATGGATAAATTCTAAAAATCGATTTTCGGGAAAATTTTGAAGAGTCTAGAATAAAAAAAAGCCCGAAACTTATTGTCTTCGGGCTTTTTTATATATCTAAAATTGTATTTCTAAGATTGAAATAAGCCACGAAGAACTGCTTCACCAAATCTGTTTGGTGTAAAGCTTTGAGATGTCAATGTAAGTACAAACATTTTTTCTTCGTTTTTAAAGGGTTATTAAGTTTTTCGTGTGCAAATATTCATAATAGTTTTTTGATTTTCCAAATTTATTTAAAGAAAATTCTTCAAAATAAATTCTACAACTATTTTTAGAGCCTAAAAAACATTTTCTACAACTCTAAAAATCAAACAATTAAAACAAAACTCAAATCACAGAAATAAATCCAAAATATTTTAATTTAATGCACAAAAAAAGCCCCGATTTCTCAGGGCTTTATATTTTGTTGATGAATTTAATTATTCAGAAACTTTGCTTTTTATCACTAATCTGAAACCTTCTCCGTGAATGTTTAAGATTTCAACATCTTCATCTGCTTTTAGATATTTTCTTAATTTAGCGATGTAAACGTCCATACTTCTTGATGTAAAGTAGTTGTCGTCTCTCCAGATTTTTGTTAAAGCTAATTCTCTCGGCATTAAATCATTTTCATGAAGAATAAGCATTTTAAGCAATTCATTTTCTTTTGGAGATAACTTAATTGGTTCTTCATCTTGGAAAGTCAAGAATCTTAATTTCGAATTTAAGTGGAATTTACCAATATTAAATTCAAACTGAACTTGTTCCGCTTTTGTATCAGCCGATTTTCTTTGAATGATTGCTTTAATTTTCATTAAAAGAACTTCAGAATCAAAAGGTTTATTTAAATAGTCATCTGCACCAGCTTTATAACCTTTTAACACATCTTCTTTCATAGATTTTGCTGTTAAAAAGATAATTGGCACTTCACTGTTCTTCTCTCTAATTTCTTTGGCCAAAGTGTAACCATCTTTATAAGGCATCATTACATCAAGAATACACAAATCATACACATCCTTCTTGAATTTTTCGAAACCTTCCATACCGTTTTTAGCTAAAGTAACTTCAAAGTCATTTAACATTAGATAATCTTTAAGAACTGCCCCAAAATTTAGGTCATCTTCTACTAAAAGTATTCTTTTGTTAGTATTTTCCATATTTTAATTTATTAATGGTATTTTTATTATAAAGGTGCTACCCTTTCCTTTTTCACTTTCTACATATACTTGACCATTGTGATCCTCTACTATTCTTTTTACGTAAGCAAGCCCTAATCCGTGTCCTTTTACATTATGAAGATCACCTGTGTGCTCTCTGTAAAATTTCTCAAACACTCGTTTTTGAGCTATCTTACTCATTCCCAACCCATGATCTCTCACTTTTATCAAAATCATATCTTTAATATTTTCAGTAAAGATTTCAATCTCTGGTTCATCTGGAGAATATTTTATGGCATTTTCCAAAATATTAACCAGCACGTTTGTAAAGTGAACTTCGTTTATCAAACAGGTTGTTCTTGCTTGCATTATAATGCTTTACTACAGTACCTTTTCTATCTTCTAGAATAAGATTTACGTGCTCAATAGCATCGTCAATTATATCTGTCACAACAGTAGGTTCTTTGGTTATGTCTAGTTCTCTTTTTTCTAATTTTGAAATACGAAGAACGTTCTCAACCTGCGCATGCATTCTTTTATTTTCGTCTCGAATCATTTGAAGATAACGATAAACCTTTTCTTTATCTTCAATAACTTTCGGACTTCTTATAGCATCTAATGCTAGATTTATAGTTGCAATTGGAGTTTTAAACTCATGTGTCATATTATTTATAAAATCGGTCTTGATTTCAGAAATATGCTTCTGACGCAATAATTGATTTAACGCACTTGTGTATGCAACTATTATAATTAATGTAAAAACTATCGATAAAATAGTAATACTTAATAATTCAGATAATAAGAATTTCTTTTTATGCGGGAAAGTAACTGATAATTCGTATCTGCTATTTCCTTCATTATCTGTATAAATTGGAATATTATATGTAGATTCTTTATCAAAATGAAATCCGTCGGACTTAATCTTTGTTGGAACTCCACTGCTGTATATTCCGAATTCAAATTTGGTTTTCACACCATATTCTTCTAGTTCTTTTTTCAATAATTTAAAGAGCTTGTCTTTTGTAATTCTCCCTTCAATAGGAGTTAATGAAGCAATATCTTTATATTGAATTTGCTGTTGAACTTTATTTAAAATATCTAAACTTCCTGACTTTTCTATTTTAAGATCAGGAATAATACTCTGCCCTAAACTATTATTGTCAATTCCACTATTATTATTGTAAACTTCTGTTACTCTCTTAGAACTAAAATTCTTAAAACGTTCACTACTGAATTTTTTGTTAAAAACAGAACCATTGATATCATAATCTTCAGATGTCAATGTATTTGAATAAACAATTGTTTTATTCGTTTTCGTGTTTCTCTGTACGTAAAGTACTTCTAGT
It encodes:
- the prfH gene encoding peptide chain release factor H, whose translation is MERIIQITAGRGPAECTWVVAQVLKKVLEEAQDQNLETVLLQREAGSENGTVETASIAVRGKNADQFMNSWIGTIQWIGQSQFRKMHKRKNWFIGIFEIEQQKNNLFSENDIQYQAMRSSGAGGQHVNKVSSAIRATHIPTGIAVVSMDSRSQHQNKKLATERLIKKLEDEKWLQLKNHVGKQWENQLNVQRGNPVRVFTGSDFKKNKVEKSYKGTRQKLKNDLRNENN
- a CDS encoding response regulator transcription factor; this encodes MENTNKRILLVEDDLNFGAVLKDYLMLNDFEVTLAKNGMEGFEKFKKDVYDLCILDVMMPYKDGYTLAKEIREKNSEVPIIFLTAKSMKEDVLKGYKAGADDYLNKPFDSEVLLMKIKAIIQRKSADTKAEQVQFEFNIGKFHLNSKLRFLTFQDEEPIKLSPKENELLKMLILHENDLMPRELALTKIWRDDNYFTSRSMDVYIAKLRKYLKADEDVEILNIHGEGFRLVIKSKVSE